The following proteins are encoded in a genomic region of Corylus avellana chromosome ca4, CavTom2PMs-1.0:
- the LOC132177856 gene encoding methionine S-methyltransferase isoform X2, with amino-acid sequence MVIPSIFVPEDWSFTFYEGLNRHQDSIFKDRTVAELGCGNGWISIAISEKWMPSKVYGLDINPRAVKVSWINLYLNALDEKGQPIYDEEKKTLLDRVEFHESDLLSYCRENGIQLERIVGCIPQILNPNPDAMSKMITENASEEFLHSLSNYCALQGFVEDQFGLGLIARAVEEGIAVIKPMGIMIFNMGGRPGQAVCKRLFERRGFHVNKIWQTKVLQAADTDISALVQIEKNSPHRFEFFMGLSGDQPICARTAWAYGKAGGRISHALSVYSCQLRQPNQVKTIFEFLKNGYHEISSSLDLSFEDDSVADEKIPILAYIATVLKESSFFPYEPPAGNKRFRNLIASFMKTYHHIPLNADNVVVFPSRAVAIENALRLFSPRLAIVDEHLTRHLPRQWLTSLVIESTGSDNPSEDILTIIEAPRQSDLMIELIKKLKPQVVVTGMAHFEAVTSAAFEHLLGVTREIGSRLFLDISDHFELSSLPGSSGVLKYLAGTQLPSHAAIICGLVKNQVYSDMEVAFIISEEEAIFKALSKTVEVLQGITAPMSQYYYGCLFHELLAFQLADRRLPAERESQKGNSVEMIGFASSAISVLNNSELSITEEENTSLIHMDVDQSFLPVPSAVKAAIFEGFARQNLSESEIDVTSSIKQFIKSNYGFPTDRSSEFIYADSSLALFNKVVLCCIQEGGTLCFPVGSNGTYISAAKFLKANILNIPTKSDKGFKMTEKILSEVLETVNKPWVYISGPTINPTGLLYSNEEIENILSTCAKFGARVVIDTSFSGLEFESKSWGGWDLEVSLLKLSYSGKPSFGVSLLGGLSLKMLSGAPKFGFLVLNQSHLVDTFYSFPGLCKPHITVKYAIKKLLGLREQKSGNLVDAIAEQIKNLRCRSKRLKETLEKCGWDVLESCAGVSLVAKPSAYLNKVVKLKHSPEDDATYEVKLDDINIREAILKATGLCINSSSWTGIPGYCRLTFALEESEFERALDCIVKFKDIISN; translated from the exons ATGGTGATCCCAAGCATATTTGTTCCCGAAGACTGGTCCTTTACTTTCTATGAAGGACTGAATAGACACCAAGACTCTATTTTCAAGGACAGGACAGTTGCTGAGCTTGGATGTGGGAATGGATGGATTTCCATTGCCATTTCTGAAAAGTGGATGCCTTCAAAG GTGTATGGGCTTGATATCAATCCTAGAGCAGTGAAGGTTTCCTGGATAAACTTATACTTGAATGCTTTGGATGAGAAAGGTCAGCCCATTTATGATGAAGAGAAGAAGACTTTGCTGGACAGGGTGGAGTTTCACGAATCCGATCTGCTCTCTTACTGTAGAGAGAATGGTATTCAGCTTGAACGGATTGTTGGATGCATACCTCAG ATTCTCAACCCAAATCCTGATGCAATGTCTAAAATGATTACAGAAAATGCAAGCGAGGAATTTCTCCATTCGTTGAGTAATTATTGTGCACTTCAG GGCTTTGTTGAGGACCAGTTTGGCTTAGGTCTAATTGCAAGGGCAGTCGAGGAAGGGATAGCTGTCATCAAACCTATGGGGATTATGATCTTCAATATGGGAGGCCGTCCAGGACAAGCCGTTTGTAAACGCTTGTTTGAGCGTCGTGGTTTTCACGTTAACAAGATTTGGCAGACCAAAGTTCTTCAG GCTGCTGATACAGATATTTCAGCCttggttcaaattgagaagAACAGTCCACACCGTTTTGAGTTCTTCATGGGGCTTTCTGGAGATCAGCCTATTTGTGCTCGAACAGCATGGGCCTATGGGAAGGCTGGAGGTAGAATTTCTCATGCTTTATCAGTTTACAGTTGTCAGCTTCGGCAACCAAATCAG GTCAAGACAATTTTTGAGTTTCTTAAAAATGGCTACCATGAGATCAGCAGTTCGCTAGATTTATCTTTTGAAGATGATTCTGTTGCTGATGAGAAGATTCCAATCCTAGCTTATATTGCTACCGTCTTGAAAGAGAGTTCCTTTTTCCCCTATGAGCCACCAGCTGGAAACAAAAGATTCCGTAATCTCATTGCAAGCTTTATGAAAACATATCACCATATTCCACTGAATGCTGAT AATGTTGTTGTCTTTCCTTCTAGGGCCGTGGCAATTGAGAATGCTCTTCGGTTGTTCTCACCCCGTCTTGCAATTGTTGATGAACATCTGACCCGACACCTACCTAGGCAATGGCTAACATCTTTGGTAATTGAG AGTACAGGAAGTGATAACCCATCAGAGGATATACTTACAATCATTGAAGCACCACGTCAATCAGATCTGATGATAGAGCTGATTAAGAAGTTAAAGCCACAGGTGGTGGTGACTGGGATGGCTCATTTTGAGGCTGTTACCAGTGCAGCTTTTGAACACCTTTTAGGTGTTACAAGAGAAATTGGATCTCGTCTTTTCTTAGACATATCTGATCATTTTGAGCTATCCAGCCTCCCAGGTTCCAGTGGGGTCCTAAAATATCTTGCAGGAACTCAGCTGCCCTCGCATGCAGCAATTATATGTGGCTTAGTAAAAAATCAg GTTTATTCAGATATGGAAGTAGCTTTCATCATTTCAGAAGAAGAGGCCATCTTCAAGGCATTGTCCAAGACTGTAGAAGTACTCCAGGGGATTACTGCACCAATGAGTCAGTATTACTATGGTTGTCTTTTCCATGAGCTTCTAGCGTTTCAACTTGCTGACCGACGTCTACCTGCTGAG AGGGAAAGTCAAAAAGGCAACTCAGTCGAGATGATTGGCTTTGCCAGTTCAGCCATCTCAGTCCTAAATAACTCAGAGTTGTCAATTACTGAGGAAGAGAACACGTCCCTGATTCACATGGATGTTGATCAAAGCTTTTTGCCTGTACCATCTGCTGTAAAGGCTGCAATCTTTGAAGGTTTTGCAAGACAGAACTTGTCCGAATCAGAAATTGATGTCACCTCTAGCATCAAACAGTTCATCAAGAGCAATtatgggtttccaactgatagAAGCTCAGAATTTATATATGCCGACAGCTCACTGGCTCTGTTTAATAAGGTTGTCCTCTGTTGCATCCAAGAAGGTGGAACTTTGTGCTTCCCAGTAGGCTCAAATGGGACATATATTTCTGCtgccaaatttttaaaagcTAACATTTTAAATATCCCTACCAAGTCTGACAAAGGTTTTAAGATGACAGAGAAGATACTTTCTGAAGTACTTGAGACTGTAAATAAGCCATGGGTATATATTTCTGGTCCAACAATTAACCCAACTGGTTTGCTTTACAGCAATGAAGagatagaaaatattttatctaCCTGCGCTAAATTTGGGGCAAGAGTTGTGATTGATACTTCATTTTCGGgtttggaatttgaatcaaagaGTTGGGGTGGCTGGGACTTGGAAGTGAGCTTGTTGAAGCTCAGTTATTCTGGAAAGCCATCTTTTGGCGTCTCTCTGCTTGGAGGGCTGTCTCTCAAGATGCTAAGTGGAGCACCCAAATTTGGGTTCCTGGTTCTAAATCAATCTCACTTGGTTGATACATTTTATAGCTTCCCTGGATTATGCAAACCTCATATCACTGTTAAGTACGCTATAAAGAAGCTGTTGGGTTTGAGAGAGCAGAAATCAGGCAACCTAGTGGATGCTATTGCTGAACAGATAAAGAATTTGAGATGTAGATCTAAACGCTTGAAAGAG ACACTTGAGAAGTGTGGGTGGGATGTGCTTGAATCCTGCGCTGGTGTTTCCTTGGTGGCAAAGCCCTCTGCCTACCTCAACAAGGTTGTTAAGCTCAAGCATTCACCTGAAGATGATGCGACTTATGAAGTCAAGCTTGATGACATAAACATTAGGGAAGCCATTCTCAAGGCCACTGGTTTATGCATCAACAGCAGCTCGTGGACCGGAATCCCTGGCTACTGCCGGCTCACATTTGCTTTAGAAGAAAGTGAATTCGAACGGGCATTAGATTGCATTGTTAAATTCAAAGATATCATCAGTAACTGA
- the LOC132177856 gene encoding methionine S-methyltransferase isoform X1 codes for MGPTVDDFLNECEQSGDAAYGAFRSVLERLEDPASRVDARIFLSELQKRFSGDSASADHCFHTYHFRIDDIFLDQYEGYQGRKKLTTMVIPSIFVPEDWSFTFYEGLNRHQDSIFKDRTVAELGCGNGWISIAISEKWMPSKVYGLDINPRAVKVSWINLYLNALDEKGQPIYDEEKKTLLDRVEFHESDLLSYCRENGIQLERIVGCIPQILNPNPDAMSKMITENASEEFLHSLSNYCALQGFVEDQFGLGLIARAVEEGIAVIKPMGIMIFNMGGRPGQAVCKRLFERRGFHVNKIWQTKVLQAADTDISALVQIEKNSPHRFEFFMGLSGDQPICARTAWAYGKAGGRISHALSVYSCQLRQPNQVKTIFEFLKNGYHEISSSLDLSFEDDSVADEKIPILAYIATVLKESSFFPYEPPAGNKRFRNLIASFMKTYHHIPLNADNVVVFPSRAVAIENALRLFSPRLAIVDEHLTRHLPRQWLTSLVIESTGSDNPSEDILTIIEAPRQSDLMIELIKKLKPQVVVTGMAHFEAVTSAAFEHLLGVTREIGSRLFLDISDHFELSSLPGSSGVLKYLAGTQLPSHAAIICGLVKNQVYSDMEVAFIISEEEAIFKALSKTVEVLQGITAPMSQYYYGCLFHELLAFQLADRRLPAERESQKGNSVEMIGFASSAISVLNNSELSITEEENTSLIHMDVDQSFLPVPSAVKAAIFEGFARQNLSESEIDVTSSIKQFIKSNYGFPTDRSSEFIYADSSLALFNKVVLCCIQEGGTLCFPVGSNGTYISAAKFLKANILNIPTKSDKGFKMTEKILSEVLETVNKPWVYISGPTINPTGLLYSNEEIENILSTCAKFGARVVIDTSFSGLEFESKSWGGWDLEVSLLKLSYSGKPSFGVSLLGGLSLKMLSGAPKFGFLVLNQSHLVDTFYSFPGLCKPHITVKYAIKKLLGLREQKSGNLVDAIAEQIKNLRCRSKRLKETLEKCGWDVLESCAGVSLVAKPSAYLNKVVKLKHSPEDDATYEVKLDDINIREAILKATGLCINSSSWTGIPGYCRLTFALEESEFERALDCIVKFKDIISN; via the exons ATGGGGCCCACGGTGGACGACTTCTTGAATGAGTGCGAGCAGTCCGGCGACGCCGCCTACGGTGCCTTCAGATCGGTGCTGGAGCGCCTGGAGGATCCCGCCTCCCGCGTGGATGCCCGGATCTTCCTTTCCGAGCTCCAGAAACGCTTCTCCGGTGACTCTGCCTCCGCCGACCATTGCTTCCACACTTACCATTTCCGGATCGACGACATCTTCCTCGACCAGTACGAAG GGTACCAGGGAAGGAAGAAATTGACAACGATGGTGATCCCAAGCATATTTGTTCCCGAAGACTGGTCCTTTACTTTCTATGAAGGACTGAATAGACACCAAGACTCTATTTTCAAGGACAGGACAGTTGCTGAGCTTGGATGTGGGAATGGATGGATTTCCATTGCCATTTCTGAAAAGTGGATGCCTTCAAAG GTGTATGGGCTTGATATCAATCCTAGAGCAGTGAAGGTTTCCTGGATAAACTTATACTTGAATGCTTTGGATGAGAAAGGTCAGCCCATTTATGATGAAGAGAAGAAGACTTTGCTGGACAGGGTGGAGTTTCACGAATCCGATCTGCTCTCTTACTGTAGAGAGAATGGTATTCAGCTTGAACGGATTGTTGGATGCATACCTCAG ATTCTCAACCCAAATCCTGATGCAATGTCTAAAATGATTACAGAAAATGCAAGCGAGGAATTTCTCCATTCGTTGAGTAATTATTGTGCACTTCAG GGCTTTGTTGAGGACCAGTTTGGCTTAGGTCTAATTGCAAGGGCAGTCGAGGAAGGGATAGCTGTCATCAAACCTATGGGGATTATGATCTTCAATATGGGAGGCCGTCCAGGACAAGCCGTTTGTAAACGCTTGTTTGAGCGTCGTGGTTTTCACGTTAACAAGATTTGGCAGACCAAAGTTCTTCAG GCTGCTGATACAGATATTTCAGCCttggttcaaattgagaagAACAGTCCACACCGTTTTGAGTTCTTCATGGGGCTTTCTGGAGATCAGCCTATTTGTGCTCGAACAGCATGGGCCTATGGGAAGGCTGGAGGTAGAATTTCTCATGCTTTATCAGTTTACAGTTGTCAGCTTCGGCAACCAAATCAG GTCAAGACAATTTTTGAGTTTCTTAAAAATGGCTACCATGAGATCAGCAGTTCGCTAGATTTATCTTTTGAAGATGATTCTGTTGCTGATGAGAAGATTCCAATCCTAGCTTATATTGCTACCGTCTTGAAAGAGAGTTCCTTTTTCCCCTATGAGCCACCAGCTGGAAACAAAAGATTCCGTAATCTCATTGCAAGCTTTATGAAAACATATCACCATATTCCACTGAATGCTGAT AATGTTGTTGTCTTTCCTTCTAGGGCCGTGGCAATTGAGAATGCTCTTCGGTTGTTCTCACCCCGTCTTGCAATTGTTGATGAACATCTGACCCGACACCTACCTAGGCAATGGCTAACATCTTTGGTAATTGAG AGTACAGGAAGTGATAACCCATCAGAGGATATACTTACAATCATTGAAGCACCACGTCAATCAGATCTGATGATAGAGCTGATTAAGAAGTTAAAGCCACAGGTGGTGGTGACTGGGATGGCTCATTTTGAGGCTGTTACCAGTGCAGCTTTTGAACACCTTTTAGGTGTTACAAGAGAAATTGGATCTCGTCTTTTCTTAGACATATCTGATCATTTTGAGCTATCCAGCCTCCCAGGTTCCAGTGGGGTCCTAAAATATCTTGCAGGAACTCAGCTGCCCTCGCATGCAGCAATTATATGTGGCTTAGTAAAAAATCAg GTTTATTCAGATATGGAAGTAGCTTTCATCATTTCAGAAGAAGAGGCCATCTTCAAGGCATTGTCCAAGACTGTAGAAGTACTCCAGGGGATTACTGCACCAATGAGTCAGTATTACTATGGTTGTCTTTTCCATGAGCTTCTAGCGTTTCAACTTGCTGACCGACGTCTACCTGCTGAG AGGGAAAGTCAAAAAGGCAACTCAGTCGAGATGATTGGCTTTGCCAGTTCAGCCATCTCAGTCCTAAATAACTCAGAGTTGTCAATTACTGAGGAAGAGAACACGTCCCTGATTCACATGGATGTTGATCAAAGCTTTTTGCCTGTACCATCTGCTGTAAAGGCTGCAATCTTTGAAGGTTTTGCAAGACAGAACTTGTCCGAATCAGAAATTGATGTCACCTCTAGCATCAAACAGTTCATCAAGAGCAATtatgggtttccaactgatagAAGCTCAGAATTTATATATGCCGACAGCTCACTGGCTCTGTTTAATAAGGTTGTCCTCTGTTGCATCCAAGAAGGTGGAACTTTGTGCTTCCCAGTAGGCTCAAATGGGACATATATTTCTGCtgccaaatttttaaaagcTAACATTTTAAATATCCCTACCAAGTCTGACAAAGGTTTTAAGATGACAGAGAAGATACTTTCTGAAGTACTTGAGACTGTAAATAAGCCATGGGTATATATTTCTGGTCCAACAATTAACCCAACTGGTTTGCTTTACAGCAATGAAGagatagaaaatattttatctaCCTGCGCTAAATTTGGGGCAAGAGTTGTGATTGATACTTCATTTTCGGgtttggaatttgaatcaaagaGTTGGGGTGGCTGGGACTTGGAAGTGAGCTTGTTGAAGCTCAGTTATTCTGGAAAGCCATCTTTTGGCGTCTCTCTGCTTGGAGGGCTGTCTCTCAAGATGCTAAGTGGAGCACCCAAATTTGGGTTCCTGGTTCTAAATCAATCTCACTTGGTTGATACATTTTATAGCTTCCCTGGATTATGCAAACCTCATATCACTGTTAAGTACGCTATAAAGAAGCTGTTGGGTTTGAGAGAGCAGAAATCAGGCAACCTAGTGGATGCTATTGCTGAACAGATAAAGAATTTGAGATGTAGATCTAAACGCTTGAAAGAG ACACTTGAGAAGTGTGGGTGGGATGTGCTTGAATCCTGCGCTGGTGTTTCCTTGGTGGCAAAGCCCTCTGCCTACCTCAACAAGGTTGTTAAGCTCAAGCATTCACCTGAAGATGATGCGACTTATGAAGTCAAGCTTGATGACATAAACATTAGGGAAGCCATTCTCAAGGCCACTGGTTTATGCATCAACAGCAGCTCGTGGACCGGAATCCCTGGCTACTGCCGGCTCACATTTGCTTTAGAAGAAAGTGAATTCGAACGGGCATTAGATTGCATTGTTAAATTCAAAGATATCATCAGTAACTGA
- the LOC132177142 gene encoding uncharacterized protein LOC132177142 has translation MEVANQKLMFIGIMSLVFVVATFPTDARKLDEVDDVSLTPPKHLHYGMLPKGVPIPPSGPSKRSSSPSPPPHRLHYGMLPKGVPVPPSGPSERSSSPSPPPHRFGIVFHGLSKGPVPPSVLNVDSFYGNGRGPVPPSAPNAGPGK, from the coding sequence ATGGAAGTAGCCAACCAAAAACTGATGTTCATCGGAATCATGTCCCTTGTGTTTGTGGTAGCCACTTTTCCGACAGATGCCAGAAAGCTCGATGAAGTAGATGATGTTTCCTTAACCCCGCCCAAGCATTTGCATTATGGGATGCTACCCAAAGGTGTACCGATTCCTCCATCTGGGCCAAGCAAAAGAtcctcttctccttctcctcctcctcatcgGTTGCATTATGGGATGCTACCCAAAGGTGTACCGGTTCCTCCATCTGGGCCAAGCGAAAGAtcctcttctccttctcctcctcctcatcgGTTTGGAATTGTATTCCATGGTTTGTCCAAGGGTCCTGTTCCTCCGTCTGTACTGAATGTAGACTCATTTTACGGCAACGGAAGGGGTCCGGTTCCTCCATCTGCACCCAATGCAGGCCCGGGGAAGTAA
- the LOC132179515 gene encoding large ribosomal subunit protein eL42: MVNVPKTKKTYCKNKECKKHTLHKVTQYKKGKDSLAAQGKRRYDRKQSGYGGQTKPVFHKKAKTTKKIVLRLQCQSCKHVSQHAIKRCKHFEIGGDKKGKGTSLF; encoded by the exons atg GTGAACGTTCCTAAGACCAAGAAAACATACTGTAAGAACAAGGAGTGCAAGAAGCACACCTTGCATAAGGTCACACAGTACAAGAAAGGCAAGGATAGCCTTGCTGCTCAAGGGAAGCGCCGTTATGATCGCAAGCAATCAGGTTATGGAGGGCAGACAAAGCCTGTTTTCCACAAAAAG GCCAAGACAACGAAAAAAATTGTCTTGAGGTTACAATGCCAGAGTTGCAAACATGTGTCCCAGCACGCAATTAAG AGGTGCAAACACTTTGAGATTGGTGGAGACAAAAAGGGAAAGGGGACTTCTCTCTTCTGA
- the LOC132179514 gene encoding 16.9 kDa class I heat shock protein 3-like produces the protein MVKPGINASMLVVAAAVTVVIGLMATQANALMPYTRPSLWDILLPYSEDPLRILEQTPLTIPRGVETLALAPSDWKETPTEHVISLDVPGMKKDDIKIEVEENRVLRISGERMGKNQEVEGERWHRAERTNGKFWRQFRLPGNADLDHVKAHLEDGVLRITVPKFAEEKRQPKVINIAEEGSFGEDIKATKATG, from the coding sequence ATGGTCAAGCCTGGCATAAACGCGTCTATGCTTGTCGTAGCAGCTGCTGTAACGGTAGTAATAGGCCTCATGGCCACACAGGCCAACGCCTTGATGCCATACACGAGGCCATCCCTATGGGACATTTTGCTCCCATATTCGGAGGACCCGTTAAGAATCCTTGAGCAAACCCCGCTAACCATCCCCAGAGGCGTCGAGACCCTCGCTTTGGCACCCTCAGACTGGAAAGAGACACCCACGGAACACGTCATATCACTAGACGTCCCTGGGATGAAGAAGGATGATATAAAGATAGAGGTGGAGGAGAACAGGGTGCTGAGGATCAGTGGGGAGAGGATGGGCAAGAATCAGGAAGTTGAGGGCGAGCGGTGGCACAGGGCAGAGAGGACTAATGGCAAGTTCTGGAGGCAGTTCCGGCTGCCGGGTAATGCGGACTTGGATCACGTCAAGGCACATCTTGAGGATGGTGTTTTGAGGATTACAGTGCCAAAGTTTGCTGAGGAGAAGAGGCAGCCTAAGGTTATAAACATTGCTGAGGAGGGGTCCTTTGGGGAAGACATCAAGGCCACCAAGGCTACCGGCTGA